The following are encoded in a window of Amycolatopsis lexingtonensis genomic DNA:
- the pqqA gene encoding pyrroloquinoline quinone precursor peptide PqqA, which yields MTEVWTTPDFVEYETPMEVTAYAARMAD from the coding sequence ATGACCGAGGTGTGGACGACTCCCGACTTCGTCGAATACGAAACCCCCATGGAGGTCACCGCCTACGCGGCTCGCATGGCGGACTGA
- the pqqD gene encoding pyrroloquinoline quinone biosynthesis peptide chaperone PqqD, whose product MITASAVPQLRRGVRLSFDHVRETHVLLFPEGVLVPNATAAAVLELCDGARTVTDITAVLEQRYTGVREQDVLDVLARLGERRVVAWT is encoded by the coding sequence GTGATCACGGCGAGCGCGGTGCCGCAGCTCCGGCGGGGTGTCCGATTGTCGTTCGACCACGTCCGGGAAACACACGTGCTGCTGTTCCCGGAAGGCGTCCTCGTGCCGAACGCCACCGCGGCCGCGGTGCTCGAACTCTGCGACGGCGCCCGGACCGTCACGGACATCACCGCGGTGCTGGAGCAGCGCTACACCGGCGTCCGCGAGCAGGACGTCCTCGACGTCTTGGCGCGGCTGGGCGAACGGCGGGTCGTCGCATGGACGTGA
- a CDS encoding thiamine pyrophosphate-binding protein: protein MAVSGARELVDALEALGTEIVFGLPGVHNLPLWEALSETGIKLVGVRHEQTAGYAADGYARATGKLGVALVTTGPGAANTLGAVGEAMASAAPVLIIATDIPSTLRRPGVVRGVLHETSDQQAMFAPVTKGGFTVRAADQIGTTVHRAARLALQPQSGPVYLGVPTDYLRETVPHRRPPAPHRKPDVDVPDLARAEAMLSDARQPLIWAGGGALRSGAGDAIGVLAEKLAAPVITTFAARGLLPLDHPCLAPNPVHTPEVGELWDEADVVLAIGTDFDGLMTQNWRMPKPPRLIAVNVDADDAAKNYAPDLTLVGDARSIVERLLPKQRPGLDDITLRLAGIGRRVRQRIRDEEPQAYDFLSTLDEVLPTDAVLVSDMCVAGYWVGGFHRVRAPRKLAYPMGWGTLGYGFPASLGAAAAGTGRAICITGDGGFLYGCGDLATLAQEQLPVTVVLVDDGGYGMLRYDQDREGVPHRGVDWDSPDFVGLARSFGVHADRVSGFGRAFRRLLGEFVESDEPNVLVVKAKLKPPLNTSPRWYRT, encoded by the coding sequence GTGGCTGTGAGTGGTGCACGGGAGCTGGTGGACGCGCTGGAAGCGCTCGGGACCGAGATCGTTTTCGGCCTCCCGGGGGTGCACAACCTGCCGTTGTGGGAGGCGTTGTCCGAGACCGGCATCAAGCTCGTCGGGGTGCGCCACGAACAGACCGCGGGCTACGCCGCCGACGGGTACGCGCGCGCGACCGGGAAGCTCGGTGTCGCCCTCGTGACCACCGGGCCGGGCGCGGCCAACACGCTCGGCGCGGTCGGCGAAGCGATGGCTTCCGCGGCTCCGGTGCTCATCATCGCCACCGACATCCCGTCGACCCTGCGACGTCCCGGCGTCGTGCGCGGCGTGTTGCACGAGACCTCGGACCAGCAGGCCATGTTCGCGCCGGTGACCAAGGGCGGCTTCACCGTGCGGGCGGCCGACCAGATCGGCACCACCGTGCACCGCGCGGCGCGGCTCGCGCTGCAGCCGCAGAGCGGGCCCGTCTACCTCGGCGTGCCGACCGACTACCTGCGCGAGACGGTCCCGCACCGCCGTCCGCCGGCACCGCACCGCAAGCCCGACGTCGACGTTCCCGATCTCGCGCGGGCCGAGGCGATGCTGTCCGACGCGCGGCAGCCGCTGATCTGGGCCGGCGGTGGCGCGCTGCGTTCCGGGGCCGGCGACGCGATCGGTGTGCTCGCGGAGAAGCTCGCCGCGCCGGTGATCACCACCTTCGCCGCCCGCGGGCTGCTGCCGCTGGACCACCCGTGCCTGGCGCCGAACCCGGTGCACACGCCGGAGGTCGGCGAGCTGTGGGACGAGGCCGACGTCGTGCTCGCCATCGGCACCGACTTCGACGGCCTGATGACGCAGAACTGGCGGATGCCGAAGCCGCCCCGGTTGATCGCGGTCAACGTCGACGCCGACGACGCCGCCAAGAACTACGCGCCCGACCTGACGCTGGTCGGCGACGCGCGGTCGATCGTCGAACGGCTGCTGCCGAAGCAGCGGCCGGGGCTCGACGACATCACCCTGCGGCTGGCCGGCATCGGCCGCCGGGTGCGCCAGCGGATCCGCGACGAGGAGCCGCAGGCCTACGACTTCCTGTCCACTTTGGACGAAGTGCTGCCGACCGACGCCGTGCTGGTGTCCGACATGTGCGTCGCCGGGTACTGGGTCGGCGGCTTCCACCGGGTGCGGGCGCCGCGCAAGCTCGCCTACCCGATGGGCTGGGGCACCCTCGGCTACGGCTTCCCGGCGTCGCTCGGCGCGGCGGCGGCCGGCACCGGGCGGGCCATCTGCATCACCGGCGACGGCGGGTTCCTCTACGGCTGTGGCGACCTCGCGACGCTCGCGCAGGAGCAGCTGCCGGTCACCGTGGTGCTGGTCGACGACGGCGGCTACGGGATGCTGCGCTACGACCAGGACCGCGAGGGCGTGCCGCACCGCGGGGTCGACTGGGACAGCCCGGACTTCGTCGGTCTCGCGCGCTCTTTCGGCGTGCACGCCGACCGCGTGTCCGGCTTCGGGCGGGCGTTCCGGCGGCTGCTCGGCGAGTTCGTCGAGTCGGACGAGCCGAACGTGCTGGTGGTGAAGGCCAAGCTGAAGCCGCCGCTGAACACGTCGCCGCGGTGGTACCGGACATGA
- a CDS encoding NAD(P)/FAD-dependent oxidoreductase, with amino-acid sequence MAECVVIGGGVIGVSCAFRLAEAGVDVLLLDRGGLGEGSTAKAAGGIRSSFTSRVNVELGLRGLAAYSAFSRDFGVEIDFRRDGYLYLLTDPADVDAIGHCAELQREYGVRSHLLDPAEAKGVLPLLETDGIVAALWSPDDAKATPDAVVRGYAKAARACGARLRAGVEVTGIERDGGVLTGVRTTAGFVRTGAVVCAAGAWSGRIGELAGLDLPVRPFRRQVVFTGPVAGLPESLPLTIELPAAFYFHREGAGLAMSVCEDDGFPGFDTRYEAGEWLPRLAEVAGRRIPAVLDAGIRTAWAGLYEVTPDRNQIVGESVLLSRFLYATGFSGHGFQMGPAAGELIRDLYLGRPTAVDISGLDVRRFESADTAPVERHIV; translated from the coding sequence ATGGCCGAATGCGTCGTGATCGGTGGCGGTGTGATCGGTGTGAGCTGTGCGTTCCGCTTGGCGGAAGCCGGCGTCGACGTCCTGCTCCTGGACCGCGGCGGGCTCGGCGAAGGCTCGACGGCGAAGGCCGCGGGCGGCATCCGGTCGTCGTTCACCAGCCGCGTGAACGTCGAACTGGGCCTGCGCGGGCTCGCCGCGTACAGCGCTTTCTCCCGCGACTTCGGCGTCGAGATCGACTTCCGCCGCGACGGGTACCTGTACCTGCTCACCGACCCCGCGGACGTCGACGCAATCGGACATTGCGCGGAGCTGCAGCGGGAGTACGGCGTCCGCAGCCACCTGCTCGACCCCGCGGAAGCGAAGGGTGTGCTCCCGCTGCTCGAAACGGACGGGATCGTCGCCGCGCTCTGGTCTCCGGACGACGCGAAGGCGACGCCGGACGCGGTCGTGCGGGGCTACGCGAAGGCGGCGCGGGCGTGCGGCGCGCGGCTGCGGGCCGGCGTCGAAGTCACCGGGATCGAACGGGACGGTGGCGTCCTGACGGGCGTCCGCACGACCGCGGGGTTCGTCCGGACCGGCGCGGTGGTGTGCGCGGCCGGCGCGTGGTCGGGGCGGATCGGCGAGCTGGCCGGTCTGGACCTGCCGGTGCGGCCGTTCCGGCGGCAGGTCGTGTTCACCGGGCCGGTGGCAGGGCTGCCGGAGTCGCTGCCGCTGACCATCGAGCTGCCGGCGGCGTTCTACTTCCACCGCGAAGGTGCGGGTCTGGCGATGTCCGTTTGCGAGGACGACGGCTTCCCGGGGTTCGACACGCGCTACGAGGCGGGCGAATGGCTGCCCCGGCTGGCCGAGGTGGCGGGCCGCCGGATCCCCGCCGTGCTCGACGCGGGGATCCGCACGGCCTGGGCCGGGTTGTACGAAGTCACGCCCGACCGCAACCAGATCGTGGGGGAAAGCGTCCTGCTGTCGCGGTTCCTCTACGCGACCGGTTTCTCCGGGCACGGGTTCCAGATGGGCCCGGCGGCCGGCGAGCTGATCCGGGACCTCTACCTGGGCCGGCCGACGGCGGTGGACATCTCGGGACTGGATGTCCGGCGGTTCGAAAGCGCCGATACCGCACCGGTCGAGCGCCACATCGTCTAG
- a CDS encoding WS/DGAT/MGAT family O-acyltransferase — MAMMPVTDSMFLLVETREHPMHVGGLQLFKKPDGAGPDYLRDIRRNLLESDNMRSVFRRRPARPVNTMGHVAWSTDADLELDYHFRHSALPQPGRVRELLELTSRWHSTLLDRHRPLWETHLIEGLADGRFAVYTKVHHALMDGVSALRQLQGTLSDDPADLDCPPWWGSRRKPGEGRVKRPRSFLQTAGKTANQLASLAPAAMKVAREAFGEHTLTLPGQAPRTMLNVPIGGARRFAAQSWSLERVRKVATAGGVSRNDVVLAMCSGALRDYLIEQRALPDAPLVAMVPVSLRRQNDPGEAAGNNIGALLCNLATDLPDAGKRLVTIHQSMRNGKRLFSELTPLQTLLLSAVNVAQLGVSPIPGVVNNTRPPFNLVISNVPGPRKQMYWNGAQLDGIYPASVLLDGQAVNITLTSNGDNLDFGVTGCRRSVPHLQRILTHLDTALVELEAAVR, encoded by the coding sequence ATGGCGATGATGCCCGTGACCGACTCGATGTTCCTCCTCGTCGAAACGCGCGAGCATCCGATGCACGTGGGCGGTCTGCAGCTGTTCAAGAAACCCGACGGCGCCGGGCCGGACTACCTGCGCGACATCCGCCGGAACCTGCTCGAGTCCGACAACATGCGCTCGGTGTTCCGGCGCCGCCCGGCCCGTCCGGTCAACACGATGGGACACGTGGCCTGGTCGACCGACGCCGACCTCGAACTCGACTACCACTTCCGGCACTCCGCGCTGCCCCAGCCGGGCCGGGTCCGCGAACTGCTGGAACTCACCAGCCGCTGGCACAGCACCCTGCTCGACCGGCACCGGCCGCTCTGGGAGACCCACCTCATCGAAGGTCTCGCCGACGGGCGGTTCGCCGTCTACACCAAGGTCCACCACGCGCTGATGGACGGCGTCTCCGCGCTGCGCCAGCTGCAGGGCACGCTCTCGGACGACCCCGCGGACCTGGATTGCCCGCCGTGGTGGGGCAGCCGGCGCAAGCCCGGCGAAGGCCGCGTCAAGCGCCCGCGCTCGTTCCTGCAGACCGCGGGCAAGACCGCCAACCAGCTCGCGAGCCTCGCGCCGGCCGCGATGAAGGTCGCGCGCGAAGCGTTCGGTGAACACACGTTAACGCTGCCCGGACAGGCACCGCGCACGATGCTCAACGTGCCGATCGGCGGCGCGCGCCGGTTCGCGGCGCAGTCGTGGTCGCTGGAGCGGGTCCGGAAGGTGGCGACCGCCGGCGGGGTGTCGCGCAACGACGTCGTGCTCGCGATGTGCTCCGGCGCGCTGCGGGACTACCTCATCGAGCAGCGCGCGCTGCCGGACGCGCCGCTCGTCGCGATGGTGCCGGTGTCGTTGCGACGCCAGAACGATCCCGGCGAAGCGGCGGGCAACAACATCGGTGCGCTGCTGTGCAACCTCGCCACCGACCTGCCGGACGCGGGCAAGCGGCTCGTCACGATCCACCAGTCGATGCGCAACGGCAAGCGGCTGTTCTCGGAACTGACGCCGTTGCAGACACTGTTGTTATCGGCGGTTAACGTCGCGCAGCTCGGCGTCTCGCCGATCCCGGGCGTCGTCAACAACACGCGGCCGCCGTTCAACCTGGTGATCTCGAACGTGCCCGGGCCGCGCAAGCAGATGTACTGGAACGGCGCCCAGCTCGACGGCATCTACCCGGCGTCGGTGCTGCTCGACGGCCAGGCCGTGAACATCACGCTGACCAGCAACGGCGACAACCTCGACTTCGGCGTCACCGGCTGCCGCCGGAGCGTGCCGCACCTGCAGCGGATCCTGACGCACCTCGACACGGCGCTGGTCGAACTGGAAGCGGCGGTCCGGTAG
- the pqqC gene encoding pyrroloquinoline-quinone synthase PqqC translates to MPVEPLAESAFIVALRGLSHRYWGAHPFHHRLHAGELDAHELRTWAANRWYYQQVLPQKDAAIISNCPLPEIRRQWLDRIVYHDGTSAGSSGTERWLRLCEAVGLDREEVLDERHVAPGVRFAVDAYVTFARTKPWWEAVASGLTEMFAGHLMRQRVADMLAHYSWIAPADLAYFTNRIDKVAGEGKDTLDIVVRHCVTREQQDRAIAALSFKCDVLWSMLDAVERAAR, encoded by the coding sequence GTGCCCGTCGAGCCGCTCGCGGAAAGCGCGTTCATCGTGGCCCTGCGCGGTCTTTCGCACCGGTACTGGGGCGCGCACCCGTTCCACCACCGGCTGCACGCGGGCGAGCTCGACGCGCACGAACTGCGGACCTGGGCCGCGAACCGCTGGTACTACCAGCAGGTGCTGCCGCAGAAGGACGCGGCGATCATCAGCAACTGCCCGCTGCCGGAGATCCGGCGCCAGTGGCTCGACCGGATCGTCTACCACGACGGGACGAGCGCCGGCAGCAGCGGAACCGAACGCTGGCTGCGGCTCTGCGAAGCGGTCGGCCTCGACCGCGAAGAGGTGCTCGACGAGCGGCACGTCGCCCCCGGGGTCCGGTTCGCCGTCGACGCGTACGTGACTTTCGCGCGCACGAAGCCGTGGTGGGAAGCGGTCGCTTCCGGACTGACCGAGATGTTCGCCGGCCACCTGATGCGGCAGCGCGTCGCGGACATGCTCGCGCACTACTCGTGGATCGCGCCCGCGGACCTCGCCTACTTCACCAACCGCATCGACAAGGTCGCCGGCGAAGGCAAGGACACGCTCGACATCGTCGTCCGCCACTGCGTGACGCGCGAGCAGCAGGACCGGGCGATCGCCGCACTGTCGTTCAAGTGCGATGTCCTGTGGTCCATGCTGGACGCCGTCGAACGGGCGGCGCGGTGA